The proteins below come from a single Caldisericia bacterium genomic window:
- a CDS encoding purine/pyrimidine permease produces the protein MANEQTQTTDWRVTGWVLYPIGSKPRWPLAFALGFQHYLTMFGATVSIPLLVGGAMGFPPQELALLIATVFLASGIATWIQQLIGNKLPIVQGGSFSFLGPTFATIGMVSAQGGNWQIMIQQVAAAIMFGSFFEIILGYSGLMGYIKRLIGPLSIAPTITMIGLSLYGVGAPKMASNWTISIITLVALILYSQVFSRYSRVFLLFPVILAVATGWIAALIGTLAGWIPPDNAANLTRGLQLIKTSPWFWVRPIIPFKWGFPELSSLTLSATIGMLAGYIASMVESIGDYYSCARISEAPVPTEKMISYGLGAEGVGCLIAGILQSGNGTTSYSENIGAIGITRVASRRAIRAGATLMIIIPFIAKVGAVLATLPDPVVGAMYVGLFGLIAAVGLSNLQFVNLNNSRNLFILGISLFSGLSFPAYFNANPIKGGVLANIVQTILTTGMAVSALFAIVLDNLLPGATREERGLTVWEKEATPEAWEEAEREWAQMKEGEEAKLKGFERVQK, from the coding sequence ATGGCAAATGAGCAGACTCAAACTACTGATTGGCGTGTAACAGGTTGGGTACTTTACCCAATCGGAAGTAAGCCAAGATGGCCATTAGCATTTGCTCTCGGTTTTCAGCATTATCTAACCATGTTCGGTGCTACCGTAAGTATTCCTCTTTTAGTTGGTGGTGCAATGGGATTTCCACCTCAAGAACTCGCTCTTTTAATTGCTACAGTATTCCTTGCAAGTGGAATAGCAACATGGATTCAGCAGTTAATTGGAAACAAACTCCCAATTGTTCAGGGTGGTAGCTTCTCATTCCTTGGACCAACCTTTGCTACCATTGGTATGGTTTCAGCTCAAGGCGGAAATTGGCAGATTATGATTCAGCAGGTTGCTGCTGCAATCATGTTTGGTTCATTCTTTGAAATTATTCTTGGTTATAGTGGATTGATGGGTTACATAAAAAGGTTAATTGGACCTCTTTCAATTGCTCCGACGATTACAATGATAGGTCTTTCACTCTATGGAGTTGGTGCACCAAAAATGGCATCCAATTGGACAATTTCAATTATTACTCTTGTTGCACTTATTTTGTACTCTCAAGTTTTCTCAAGATATTCAAGAGTTTTCCTCTTATTCCCAGTTATCCTTGCTGTTGCAACAGGATGGATTGCAGCACTTATTGGAACACTTGCTGGTTGGATTCCACCGGATAACGCAGCAAACTTAACCAGGGGACTTCAGCTGATTAAGACCTCACCTTGGTTCTGGGTTAGACCAATTATTCCATTCAAGTGGGGATTTCCTGAACTTTCATCTCTTACCCTTTCCGCTACCATAGGAATGCTTGCAGGTTACATTGCATCCATGGTTGAGTCCATTGGTGATTACTACTCCTGCGCAAGAATATCTGAGGCACCAGTTCCAACTGAAAAGATGATATCTTATGGTCTTGGTGCAGAGGGAGTTGGTTGTCTCATCGCCGGAATTCTCCAGAGTGGAAACGGAACAACCTCTTACTCTGAAAATATTGGAGCAATAGGAATTACAAGGGTTGCATCTCGTAGAGCAATCAGAGCAGGTGCAACCTTGATGATTATAATTCCATTTATTGCTAAGGTTGGTGCTGTTCTTGCAACACTTCCAGATCCAGTAGTAGGTGCTATGTATGTTGGACTGTTTGGTTTAATTGCTGCAGTAGGACTTTCAAACCTTCAATTTGTAAACCTTAATAATTCAAGAAACCTATTTATTCTTGGTATATCCCTATTCTCTGGACTATCATTCCCTGCATACTTTAATGCAAATCCAATAAAGGGTGGCGTATTGGCAAACATTGTTCAGACCATTCTTACAACAGGAATGGCGGTTTCAGCACTCTTTGCTATAGTGCTTGATAACCTACTTCCTGGAGCAACAAGAGAGGAGAGAGGTCTAACTGTCTGGGAGAAGGAGGCAACGCCAGAAGCTTGGGAAGAGGCAGAGAGAGA